The following are from one region of the Salvia hispanica cultivar TCC Black 2014 chromosome 1, UniMelb_Shisp_WGS_1.0, whole genome shotgun sequence genome:
- the LOC125201157 gene encoding probable linoleate 9S-lipoxygenase 5 isoform X1, translated as MLNGIVNALNGNGKHHEEVKKIKGRVVLTRKSVLDFNDVGASLLDRLHELVGQTVTLHLISSVHSDSEAGNKGKVGKGAELERWITKIPSLKPEDSAYEVTFDHEIDIGIPGAFLIKNNHHSEFFLKTLTLEGVPGHEHAPMHFVCNSWVYPSDKYKSDRIFFANQAYLPSQTPPPLLAYREEELLVLRGDGTGELKEWDRVYDYAYYNDLGDPDRGEDSARPVLGGSSQYPYPRRGRTGRPPTRTDPNTESRIPLIMSLNIYVPRDERFGHLKMSDFLGYGLKSVFQFLLPVLTDLCATLSNEFESFEDVLKIYEEGFKLPEGALLQNIYDNVPMELLNDVFHRDAKGFFKYPMPDIIKESKTAWRTDEEFTKEMVAGMNPVIISRLQEFPPKSNLDTQLYGNQGSKITWDHIKNGVDGLTLEEALETNRLFILNHHDSLMPYLRRINTTTTKMYATRTVLFLQNDGSLRPLAIELSLPHPDGDEHGAVSQVYTPAQDGVEGSIWQLAKAFVGVSDSGVHQLISHWLNTHAAIEPVVIATNRQLSVMHPIHKLLYPHFRDTMNINAFARQILINAGGILEATVFPGRYAMELSSFIYKDWNFADQALPADLLKRGMAVEDPNSPHGIRLVMEDYPYAVDGLQIWSAISTWVNDYCNLYYPSDEAVKGDTELQSWWKELREEGHGDKKDAPWWPKMQTRKDLIDSCTIIIWIASALHAALNFGQYPYAGYMPNRPTVSRQFMPEPGSKDYELLKTDPDKVFLKTITARLQTLLGVALIEILSRHTSDEIYLGQRDTPVWTKDEEALAAFERFGKELGGVERNIMEMNGDEKWKNRVGPAKLPYTLLYPTSDEGLTGRGIPNSTSI; from the exons ATGTTGAACGGCATAGTGAATGCGCTGAACGGGAACGGGAAACATCATGAGGAGGTGAAGAAGATAAAAGGAAGAGTGGTGCTGACAAGGAAGAGTGTTCTAGACTTCAACGATGTAGGAGCATCGCTTCTCGATCGTCTTCACGAATTGGTCGGTCAAACCGTTACTCTTCATCTCATCAGTTCCGTCCATTCCGACTCTGAAG CAGGAAACAAGGGGAAGGTGGGAAAAGGAGCAGAGCTAGAAAGATGGATCACAAAAATCCCATCTCTGAAACCAGAAGATTCAGCATACGAGGTGACATTCGATCATGAAATAGACATCGGAATCCCGGGCGCATTCCTTATCAAGAACAACCACCACAGCGAGTTCTTCCTCAAAACCCTAACTCTGGAGGGCGTCCCCGGCCACGAGCATGCCCCCATGCACTTCGTCTGCAACTCATGGGTCTACCCTTCTGACAAGTACAAATCCGACCGCATCTTCTTCGCCAATCAGGCCTATCTCCCTTCCCAAACCCCGCCTCCACTTTTGGCCTATAGAGAGGAGGAGCTCCTCGTCTTGCGAGGAGATGGCACTGGAGAGTTGAAGGAATGGGACCGAGTCTATGACTACGCTTATTACAATGATTTGGGCGACCCTGATAGAGGTGAGGATTCCGCCCGACCCGTTCTTGGCGGATCCTCTCAGTACCCTTATCCTCGTCGTGGGAGAACTGGCAGGCCTCCTACTCGCACAG ATCCGAACACTGAGAGTAGGATCCCATTGATTATGAGCTTGAACATCTACGTTCCAAGAGACGAGCGTTTTGGGCATCTGAAGATGTCTGATTTTCTTGGCTATGGCCTCAAATCCGTCTTCCAGTTCCTTCTCCCTGTGTTAACGGATTTGTGTGCCACCCTCAGCAACGAGTTCGAGAGCTTTGAAGACGTCCTTAAGATCTACGAGGAGGGGTTCAAGCTGCCGGAAGGGGCTCTGCTTCAGAACATATATGACAATGTCCCTATGGAGCTGCTCAACGATGTTTTTCATAGAGATGCTAAGGGCTTCTTCAAGTACCCAATGCCTGATATCATCAAAG AGAGCAAGACTGCGTGGAGGACTGACGAAGAGTTTACCAAAGAGATGGTTGCAGGGATGAACCCTGTCATAATTAGTCGTCTGCAG GAGTTTCCTCCCAAGAGCAATCTTGACACTCAACTGTATGGGAACCAGGGTAGCAAGATAACATGGGATCATATCAAGAATGGAGTCGATGGGCTCACTCTTGAAGAG GCATTGGAGACGAACCGGCTGTTCATATTAAACCATCACGACTCGTTGATGCCGTATCTGAGGAGGATCAATACCACTACTACGAAAATGTACGCTACAAGGACTGTGCTTTTCTTGCAGAATGATGGGAGTTTGAGGCCCTTGGCTATTGAGCTCAGCCTCCCGCATCCGGATGGGGATGAACACGGAGCAGTGAGTCAGGTGTACACTCCTGCTCAAGATGGCGTTGAGGGTTCGATTTGGCAGCTGGCCAAGGCATTTGTTGGAGTCAGTGATTCTGGAGTTCATCAGCTCATCAGCCATTG GTTGAATACTCATGCTGCGATAGAGCCGGTGGTTATTGCAACGAACAGACAACTGAGTGTGATGCACCCTATTCATAAGCTTCTCTATCCCCACTTCCGCGACACAATGAACATCAATGCTTTTGCACGACAAATCTTGATCAATGCCGGAGGAATTCTTGAGGCGACTGTCTTCCCTGGTCGATATGCCATGGAGTTGTCTTCCTTTATCTACAAGGACTGGAATTTCGCGGATCAGGCACTCCCAGCTGACCTACTCAAGAG AGGTATGGCTGTGGAAGATCCAAACTCCCCACATGGAATCCGCCTAGTGATGGAGGATTATCCGTACGCAGTAGACGGCCTCCAAATCTGGTCGGCTATAAGCACATGGGTGAATGACTACTGCAACCTCTACTATCCCTCAGACGAGGCTGTGAAGGGTGACACCGAGCTACAATCATGGTGGAAGGAGCTCCGAGAGGAGGGGCACGGTGACAAGAAGGACGCCCCGTGGTGGCCTAAAATGCAGACCCGCAAGGACCTCATCGACAGCTGCACCATCATAATATGGATTGCATCTGCGCTGCATGCTGCGCTCAACTTCGGGCAGTACCCCTATGCCGGGTACATGCCCAACCGCCCCACCGTGAGCCGACAGTTCATGCCTGAGCCAGGCAGCAAGGACTACGAGTTGCTGAAGACGGACCCCGACAAGGTTTTCTTGAAGACCATCACGGCGAGGCTACAGACGCTACTGGGGGTTGCCCTGATCGAGATCCTATCGAGGCATACCTCGGATGAGATATATCTCGGGCAGAGAGACACCCCGGTGTGGACCAAGGATGAGGAGGCGCTGGCGGCGTTTGAGAGGTTTGGAAAGGAGTTGGGTGGCGTGGAGAGGAATATCATGGAGATGAATGGTGATGAGAAGTGGAAGAACAGAGTTGGGCCTGCAAAGCTGCCTTATACCTTGCTGTATCCCACGAGTGATGAGGGATTAACGGGTAGAGGGATTCCTAATAGTACCTCTATTTGA
- the LOC125201157 gene encoding probable linoleate 9S-lipoxygenase 5 isoform X2 produces MLNGIVNALNGNGKHHEEVKKIKGRVVLTRKSVLDFNDVGASLLDRLHELVGQTVTLHLISSVHSDSEGNKGKVGKGAELERWITKIPSLKPEDSAYEVTFDHEIDIGIPGAFLIKNNHHSEFFLKTLTLEGVPGHEHAPMHFVCNSWVYPSDKYKSDRIFFANQAYLPSQTPPPLLAYREEELLVLRGDGTGELKEWDRVYDYAYYNDLGDPDRGEDSARPVLGGSSQYPYPRRGRTGRPPTRTDPNTESRIPLIMSLNIYVPRDERFGHLKMSDFLGYGLKSVFQFLLPVLTDLCATLSNEFESFEDVLKIYEEGFKLPEGALLQNIYDNVPMELLNDVFHRDAKGFFKYPMPDIIKESKTAWRTDEEFTKEMVAGMNPVIISRLQEFPPKSNLDTQLYGNQGSKITWDHIKNGVDGLTLEEALETNRLFILNHHDSLMPYLRRINTTTTKMYATRTVLFLQNDGSLRPLAIELSLPHPDGDEHGAVSQVYTPAQDGVEGSIWQLAKAFVGVSDSGVHQLISHWLNTHAAIEPVVIATNRQLSVMHPIHKLLYPHFRDTMNINAFARQILINAGGILEATVFPGRYAMELSSFIYKDWNFADQALPADLLKRGMAVEDPNSPHGIRLVMEDYPYAVDGLQIWSAISTWVNDYCNLYYPSDEAVKGDTELQSWWKELREEGHGDKKDAPWWPKMQTRKDLIDSCTIIIWIASALHAALNFGQYPYAGYMPNRPTVSRQFMPEPGSKDYELLKTDPDKVFLKTITARLQTLLGVALIEILSRHTSDEIYLGQRDTPVWTKDEEALAAFERFGKELGGVERNIMEMNGDEKWKNRVGPAKLPYTLLYPTSDEGLTGRGIPNSTSI; encoded by the exons ATGTTGAACGGCATAGTGAATGCGCTGAACGGGAACGGGAAACATCATGAGGAGGTGAAGAAGATAAAAGGAAGAGTGGTGCTGACAAGGAAGAGTGTTCTAGACTTCAACGATGTAGGAGCATCGCTTCTCGATCGTCTTCACGAATTGGTCGGTCAAACCGTTACTCTTCATCTCATCAGTTCCGTCCATTCCGACTCTGAAG GAAACAAGGGGAAGGTGGGAAAAGGAGCAGAGCTAGAAAGATGGATCACAAAAATCCCATCTCTGAAACCAGAAGATTCAGCATACGAGGTGACATTCGATCATGAAATAGACATCGGAATCCCGGGCGCATTCCTTATCAAGAACAACCACCACAGCGAGTTCTTCCTCAAAACCCTAACTCTGGAGGGCGTCCCCGGCCACGAGCATGCCCCCATGCACTTCGTCTGCAACTCATGGGTCTACCCTTCTGACAAGTACAAATCCGACCGCATCTTCTTCGCCAATCAGGCCTATCTCCCTTCCCAAACCCCGCCTCCACTTTTGGCCTATAGAGAGGAGGAGCTCCTCGTCTTGCGAGGAGATGGCACTGGAGAGTTGAAGGAATGGGACCGAGTCTATGACTACGCTTATTACAATGATTTGGGCGACCCTGATAGAGGTGAGGATTCCGCCCGACCCGTTCTTGGCGGATCCTCTCAGTACCCTTATCCTCGTCGTGGGAGAACTGGCAGGCCTCCTACTCGCACAG ATCCGAACACTGAGAGTAGGATCCCATTGATTATGAGCTTGAACATCTACGTTCCAAGAGACGAGCGTTTTGGGCATCTGAAGATGTCTGATTTTCTTGGCTATGGCCTCAAATCCGTCTTCCAGTTCCTTCTCCCTGTGTTAACGGATTTGTGTGCCACCCTCAGCAACGAGTTCGAGAGCTTTGAAGACGTCCTTAAGATCTACGAGGAGGGGTTCAAGCTGCCGGAAGGGGCTCTGCTTCAGAACATATATGACAATGTCCCTATGGAGCTGCTCAACGATGTTTTTCATAGAGATGCTAAGGGCTTCTTCAAGTACCCAATGCCTGATATCATCAAAG AGAGCAAGACTGCGTGGAGGACTGACGAAGAGTTTACCAAAGAGATGGTTGCAGGGATGAACCCTGTCATAATTAGTCGTCTGCAG GAGTTTCCTCCCAAGAGCAATCTTGACACTCAACTGTATGGGAACCAGGGTAGCAAGATAACATGGGATCATATCAAGAATGGAGTCGATGGGCTCACTCTTGAAGAG GCATTGGAGACGAACCGGCTGTTCATATTAAACCATCACGACTCGTTGATGCCGTATCTGAGGAGGATCAATACCACTACTACGAAAATGTACGCTACAAGGACTGTGCTTTTCTTGCAGAATGATGGGAGTTTGAGGCCCTTGGCTATTGAGCTCAGCCTCCCGCATCCGGATGGGGATGAACACGGAGCAGTGAGTCAGGTGTACACTCCTGCTCAAGATGGCGTTGAGGGTTCGATTTGGCAGCTGGCCAAGGCATTTGTTGGAGTCAGTGATTCTGGAGTTCATCAGCTCATCAGCCATTG GTTGAATACTCATGCTGCGATAGAGCCGGTGGTTATTGCAACGAACAGACAACTGAGTGTGATGCACCCTATTCATAAGCTTCTCTATCCCCACTTCCGCGACACAATGAACATCAATGCTTTTGCACGACAAATCTTGATCAATGCCGGAGGAATTCTTGAGGCGACTGTCTTCCCTGGTCGATATGCCATGGAGTTGTCTTCCTTTATCTACAAGGACTGGAATTTCGCGGATCAGGCACTCCCAGCTGACCTACTCAAGAG AGGTATGGCTGTGGAAGATCCAAACTCCCCACATGGAATCCGCCTAGTGATGGAGGATTATCCGTACGCAGTAGACGGCCTCCAAATCTGGTCGGCTATAAGCACATGGGTGAATGACTACTGCAACCTCTACTATCCCTCAGACGAGGCTGTGAAGGGTGACACCGAGCTACAATCATGGTGGAAGGAGCTCCGAGAGGAGGGGCACGGTGACAAGAAGGACGCCCCGTGGTGGCCTAAAATGCAGACCCGCAAGGACCTCATCGACAGCTGCACCATCATAATATGGATTGCATCTGCGCTGCATGCTGCGCTCAACTTCGGGCAGTACCCCTATGCCGGGTACATGCCCAACCGCCCCACCGTGAGCCGACAGTTCATGCCTGAGCCAGGCAGCAAGGACTACGAGTTGCTGAAGACGGACCCCGACAAGGTTTTCTTGAAGACCATCACGGCGAGGCTACAGACGCTACTGGGGGTTGCCCTGATCGAGATCCTATCGAGGCATACCTCGGATGAGATATATCTCGGGCAGAGAGACACCCCGGTGTGGACCAAGGATGAGGAGGCGCTGGCGGCGTTTGAGAGGTTTGGAAAGGAGTTGGGTGGCGTGGAGAGGAATATCATGGAGATGAATGGTGATGAGAAGTGGAAGAACAGAGTTGGGCCTGCAAAGCTGCCTTATACCTTGCTGTATCCCACGAGTGATGAGGGATTAACGGGTAGAGGGATTCCTAATAGTACCTCTATTTGA
- the LOC125201156 gene encoding probable linoleate 9S-lipoxygenase 5, which translates to MLKGLVNTLSGINGDGKKIKGKVVLMNKNVLDFNDIGGSLLDNLHELVGQSVTLRLISSVHSVYAGNKLKGKVGKAAGLERWITTIPSLKPGDSTYEVTFDWDEEIGIPGAFLIKNSHFTEFFLKTLTLEGVPGHEHAPIHFVCNSWVYPSNKYKSDRIFFSNQAYLPSQTPPPLVPYREEELLILRGDGTGELKEWDRVYDYAYYNDLGNPDISKESARPVLGGSSQYPYPRRGRTGRPPTRSDPNTESRIPLLMSLDIYVPRDERFGHLKQSDFLGYGLKSITQFLLPTLTDLSSTISNEFKSFEDVLQIYEGGFKLPEGPLLENLFNNVPSELFKQILPRDDEGFFKYPMPDIIKADKTAWRNDEEFAREMVAGKNPVNISRLQEFPPKSNLDTQLYGNQSSKITWDHIKNKVDGLTLEKALGTNRLFILNHHDSLMPYLRRINSTKTKMYATRTLLFLQNDGSLRPLAIELSLPHPDGDEHGAVSQVYTPAQDGVEGSIWQLAKAYVGVSDSGLHELISHWLNTHAAIEPVVIATNRQLSVMHPIHKILNPHFRDTMNINALARQVLVSAGGIIEEIIFPGRYAMELSSFIYKDWSFPDQALPADLLKRGMAVEDPNSPHGIRLVMEDYPYAVDGLQIWSAINTWVDDYCNVYYPSDEAVMEDTELQSWWKEIREKGHGDKKDAPWWPKMHTRKDLIDCCTIIIWTASALHAAINFGQYPYGGYMPNHPTVSRQLMPEPGSKDYELLKTDPDKVFLKTIMSRLQMLLGVAVIEILSRHASDEIYLGQMDTPVWTKDEEALAAFERFGKELSGVEKKIVEMNVDGKWKNRVGPAKLPYTLLYPTSEEGLTGRGIPNSISI; encoded by the exons ATGTTGAAAGGCTTAGTGAATACGTTGTCAGGGATAAATGGGGATGGGAAGAAGATTAAAGGAAAAGTAGTGTTGATGAATAAGAATGTTCTAGACTTCAATGACATTGGGGGATCACTTCTTGATAATCTTCATGAATTGGTTGGTCAATCTGTCACTCTGCGTCTCATCAGCTCCGTCCATTCCGTCTATGCAG GAAATAAGTTGAAGGGAAAGGTGGGAAAAGCGGCAGGGCTAGAAAGATGGATCACAACAATCCCATCTTTGAAACCGGGAGATTCAACGTACGAGGTGACATTCGATTGGGATGAAGAGATCGGAATCCCAGGCGCATTCCTGATAAAGAACTCCCACTTCACTGAATTCTTCCTCAAAACCCTAACTCTGGAGGGTGTCCCCGGCCACGAGCACGCCCCCATTCACTTCGTCTGCAACTCTTGGGTCTACCCTTCTAACAAGTACAAATCGGACCGCATCTTCTTTTCTAATCAGGCCTATCTTCCTTCCCAAACTCCACCTCCACTAGTGCCATACAGAGAGGAGGAACTCCTCATCTTGCGAGGAGATGGAACCGGAGAGTTGAAGGAATGGGATCGAGTCTATGACTACGCTTATTACAATGATTTGGGCAATCCTGATATCAGTAAGGAGTCCGCCCGACCCGTTCTTGGTGGATCATCCCAGTATCCTTATCCTCGTAGGGGCAGAACTGGCAGGCCTCCTACTCGCTCAG ATCCCAACACTGAGAGTAGGATCCCACTGCTTATGAGCTTGGATATTTACGTTCCAAGAGACGAGCGCTTTGGCCATCTGAAGCAGTCTGATTTTCTTGGTTATGGCCTCAAATCCATTACCCAGTTCCTTCTGCCAACTCTCACGGACTTATCTTCCACCATTAGCAACGAGTTCAAGAGCTTTGAAGACGTCCTTCAGATTTATGAGGGAGGATTTAAATTGCCGGAAGGGCCTCTCCTTGAGAACCTATTCAACAATGTGCCTTCAGAGCTTTTCAAGCAGATTCTTCCAAGAGATGATGAGGGCTTCTTCAAGTACCCAATGCCTGATATTATCAAAG CGGACAAGACTGCATGGAGGAATGATGAAGAGTTTGCTAGAGAAATGGTAGCAGGGAAGAACCCAGTCAATATTAGTCGTCTGCAG GAGTTTCCTCCCAAGAGCAATCTTGACACTCAACTATATGGGAACCAAAGTAGCAAGATAACATGGGATCATATCAAGAATAAAGTGGATGGGCTCACTCTTGAGAAG GCATTGGGAACAAACCGACTATTCATACTGAACCATCACGACTCGCTGATGCCGTATCTGAGGAGGATCAACAgcaccaaaacaaaaatgtacgCCACAAGGACTCTGCTTTTCTTGCAGAACGACGGGAGTTTGAGGCCCTTGGCTATTGAGCTCAGCCTCCCACATCCGGATGGGGATGAACACGGAGCTGTGAGTCAGGTGTACACTCCCGCACAAGACGGTGTTGAGGGTTCAATTTGGCAGTTGGCCAAGGCCTATGTCGGAGTCAGTGATTCTGGACTTCATGAGCTCATCAGTCATTG GTTGAATACCCATGCTGCAATAGAGCCGGTGGTGATTGCAACGAACAGACAGCTGAGCGTGATGCATCCCATTCATAAGATTTTGAATCCTCACTTCCGCGATACAATGAACATCAATGCTTTGGCGCGACAAGTCTTGGTCAGTGCTGGAGGAATTATTGAAGAGATCATCTTCCCTGGTCGATATGCCATGGAGCTATCTTCCTTCATATACAAGGACTGGAGTTTCCCTGATCAGGCACTCCCGGCTGATCTACTCAAAAG AGGCATGGCTGTGGAAGATCCAAACTCCCCACACGGAATCCGCTTGGTTATGGAGGACTATCCATACGCAGTGGACGGCCTCCAAATCTGGTCGGCTATAAACACATGGGTGGATGACTACTGCAATGTGTACTATCCTTCTGACGAGGCTGTGATGGAAGACACTGAGCTACAATCATGGTGGAAGGAGATTCGGGAGAAGGGGCACGGTGACAAGAAGGATGCCCCGTGGTGGCCTAAAATGCATACCCGCAAGGACCTCATAGACTGTTGCACCATCATAATTTGGACTGCATCTGCGCTCCATGCAGCGATCAACTTCGGGCAGTACCCCTATGGGGGGTACATGCCCAACCACCCCACCGTGAGCCGACAGCTCATGCCCGAGCCTGGCAGCAAGGACTATGAGTTGTTGAAGACTGACCCTGACAAAGTGTTCTTGAAAACCATTATGTCGAGGCTGCAGATGTTGCTAGGAGTTGCCGTGATCGAGATCTTGTCGAGGCATGCCTCAGATGAGATATATCTCGGGCAGATGGACACCCCGGTGTGGACCAAGGATGAAGAGGCGTTGGCGGCGTTTGAAAGGTTTGGGAAGGAGTTGAGTGGGGTGGAAAAGAAGATCGTGGAGATGAATGTTGATGGGAAGTGGAAGAATAGAGTTGGGCCTGCCAAGCTGCCTTATACCTTGTTGTATCCTACGAGTGAGGAGGGATTAACGGGTAGAGGGATTCCTAATAGTATCTCTATTTGA
- the LOC125201870 gene encoding deSI-like protein At4g17486 isoform X2: MRLFPISTSSDSSPREQKISDKSHAPLYLNVYDLTPINNYLYWVGCGVFHSGIEAHGLEYGFGAHEYPTSGVFEVEPRGCPGFLFRRAIHLGSTDMSRSEFRSFMEHLSNDYHGDTYNLISKNCNHFTDEVCQRLTGKSIPGWVNRLARMGSFCNCLLPESIQATQVANLPDVEMCSDGGDNGAAYATGESEEEEIDHHLITTASSEIAFLKDKPVRLAKDIL; encoded by the exons ATGCGATTGTTTCCGATTTCTACGAGCTCAGATAGTTCACCCAGGGAGCAGAAAATCTCGGATAAAAGTCATGCGCCACTTTACCTAAATGTATATGATCTCACTCCTATAAACAACTACCTTTATTGGGTTGGATGCGGGGTTTTTCATTCCGGCATAGAAG cgCATGGCCTGGAATATGGATTTGGAGCTCATGAGTACCCAACAAGTGGAGTGTTTGAGGTTGAACCCAGAGGTTGCCCTGGTTTTCTCTTTAGACGTGCAATCCATTTGGGAAGCACTGACATGTCTCGTTCAGAATTTAGGTCATTTATGGAACATCTCTCCAATGACTATCATGGTGATACATACAATCTAATTTCTAAGAATTGCAATCATTTCACTGATGAAGTTTGTCAGCGACTCACTGGAAAATCTATACCTGGGTGGGTTAATCGATTGGCGCGGATGG GCTCTTTCTGCAACTGTCTGCTGCCTGAAAGTATCCAGGCTACTCAAGTGGCAAATCTTCCTGATGTTGAAATGTGTTCAG ATGGTGGCGACAATGGTGCAGCATATGCAACAGGAGAAAGCGAAGAGGAGGAAATAGACCACCATCTTATTACCACAGCAAGCAGTGAGATAGCATTTTTGAAAGACAAACCAGTGAGGCTAGCAAAAGATATTCTTTGA
- the LOC125201870 gene encoding deSI-like protein At4g17486 isoform X1, which produces MRLFPISTSSDSSPREQKISDKSHAPLYLNVYDLTPINNYLYWVGCGVFHSGIEAHGLEYGFGAHEYPTSGVFEVEPRGCPGFLFRRAIHLGSTDMSRSEFRSFMEHLSNDYHGDTYNLISKNCNHFTDEVCQRLTGKSIPGWVNRLARMGSFCNCLLPESIQATQVANLPDVEMCSEDGGDNGAAYATGESEEEEIDHHLITTASSEIAFLKDKPVRLAKDIL; this is translated from the exons ATGCGATTGTTTCCGATTTCTACGAGCTCAGATAGTTCACCCAGGGAGCAGAAAATCTCGGATAAAAGTCATGCGCCACTTTACCTAAATGTATATGATCTCACTCCTATAAACAACTACCTTTATTGGGTTGGATGCGGGGTTTTTCATTCCGGCATAGAAG cgCATGGCCTGGAATATGGATTTGGAGCTCATGAGTACCCAACAAGTGGAGTGTTTGAGGTTGAACCCAGAGGTTGCCCTGGTTTTCTCTTTAGACGTGCAATCCATTTGGGAAGCACTGACATGTCTCGTTCAGAATTTAGGTCATTTATGGAACATCTCTCCAATGACTATCATGGTGATACATACAATCTAATTTCTAAGAATTGCAATCATTTCACTGATGAAGTTTGTCAGCGACTCACTGGAAAATCTATACCTGGGTGGGTTAATCGATTGGCGCGGATGG GCTCTTTCTGCAACTGTCTGCTGCCTGAAAGTATCCAGGCTACTCAAGTGGCAAATCTTCCTGATGTTGAAATGTGTTCAG AAGATGGTGGCGACAATGGTGCAGCATATGCAACAGGAGAAAGCGAAGAGGAGGAAATAGACCACCATCTTATTACCACAGCAAGCAGTGAGATAGCATTTTTGAAAGACAAACCAGTGAGGCTAGCAAAAGATATTCTTTGA